In Streptomyces sp. NBC_01551, one DNA window encodes the following:
- a CDS encoding 2Fe-2S iron-sulfur cluster-binding protein encodes MAATSPSAPSAALVNPRPARHGAFHPLTVAAVDRLTDDSVALTLDVPEKLRAEYLHAPGQHLTLRRTAPGGQEIRRTYSICSPAPDPFGPGPALLRVGVRLVEGGEFSTFAHKEIAAGDVLDVMVPAGRFVLDPAAAPATGHYAAIVGGSGITPVLSIAATLLRARPEARFCLVRSDRSAASTMFLEEVADLKDRYPDRFQLVTVLSREEQEAGLPSGRLDEARLTALLPALVPVEEVTGWFLCGPYGLVQGAERALGALGVVRSRVHEEIFHVEDTAPPAPAADSDASARARVTARLDGRSGTWPVREGESLLDAVLRNRADAPYACKGGVCGTCRAFVVTGEVRMDRNFALETEETEAGFVLACQSHPVTEEVEIDFDR; translated from the coding sequence ATGGCTGCGACCTCGCCGTCCGCGCCGTCAGCCGCGCTGGTGAACCCCCGCCCCGCACGCCACGGCGCGTTCCACCCGCTCACCGTGGCGGCGGTCGACCGCCTCACCGACGACTCGGTGGCCCTGACCCTGGACGTCCCCGAGAAGCTGCGCGCCGAGTACCTGCACGCGCCCGGCCAGCACCTCACCCTGCGCCGGACCGCCCCCGGGGGCCAGGAGATCCGCCGCACCTACTCGATCTGCTCGCCCGCCCCGGACCCGTTCGGCCCGGGCCCGGCCCTGCTGCGGGTCGGCGTGCGGCTGGTGGAGGGCGGCGAGTTCTCCACGTTCGCGCACAAGGAGATCGCCGCCGGGGACGTGCTGGACGTGATGGTCCCGGCCGGGCGGTTCGTACTGGACCCGGCCGCCGCCCCGGCCACCGGGCACTACGCGGCGATCGTCGGCGGCAGCGGGATCACCCCGGTGCTGTCCATCGCCGCCACCTTGCTGCGGGCCCGGCCCGAGGCCCGGTTCTGCCTGGTGCGCAGCGACCGCAGCGCGGCCTCGACGATGTTCCTGGAGGAGGTCGCCGACCTCAAGGACCGCTACCCGGACCGCTTCCAGCTCGTCACGGTGCTCTCCCGCGAGGAGCAGGAGGCCGGGCTGCCGTCCGGGCGCCTCGACGAGGCCCGGCTGACGGCGCTGCTGCCCGCGCTGGTGCCGGTCGAGGAGGTGACCGGCTGGTTCCTGTGCGGCCCGTACGGGCTGGTGCAGGGCGCCGAGCGGGCCCTGGGCGCCCTCGGCGTCGTCCGGTCCCGGGTCCACGAGGAGATCTTCCACGTCGAGGACACCGCGCCGCCGGCCCCCGCCGCCGACTCGGACGCCAGCGCCCGCGCGCGGGTCACCGCCAGGCTCGACGGCCGCTCGGGCACCTGGCCGGTGCGCGAGGGGGAGTCCCTGCTGGACGCCGTGCTGCGCAACCGCGCGGACGCCCCGTACGCCTGCAAGGGCGGGGTGTGCGGCACCTGCCGGGCGTTCGTGGTCACGGGCGAGGTCCGGATGGACCGCAACTTCGCGCTGGAGACCGAGGAGACGGAGGCCGGGTTCGTGCTGGCCTGCCAGTCGCACCCGGTGACGGAGGAAGTGGAGATCGA
- the paaD gene encoding 1,2-phenylacetyl-CoA epoxidase subunit PaaD encodes MVTAADTGMTRLEAELAAIAGSVPDPELPVLTLAELGVMRGVRMHEDGHAEVTLTPTYTGCPAIEAMSADIERALTAHGIPEVRVTTVLSPAWSTDDISAEGRRKLAEFGIAPPRPHTAGGPVSLTLSVRCPHCGSTDTELLSRFSSTACKALRRCVACREPFDHFKEL; translated from the coding sequence ATGGTGACCGCCGCCGACACGGGCATGACCCGCCTGGAGGCGGAGCTGGCCGCGATCGCCGGCTCCGTCCCCGACCCGGAGCTGCCCGTGCTCACCCTCGCCGAGCTCGGCGTGATGCGCGGAGTGAGGATGCACGAGGACGGGCACGCCGAGGTCACCCTCACCCCCACGTACACGGGCTGCCCGGCCATCGAGGCCATGTCCGCCGACATCGAGCGGGCGCTGACCGCGCACGGCATACCCGAGGTGCGGGTCACCACCGTGCTCTCGCCCGCCTGGTCCACCGACGACATCAGCGCCGAAGGCCGCCGCAAACTAGCCGAGTTCGGCATCGCCCCGCCGCGCCCGCACACGGCCGGCGGACCGGTCTCACTGACCCTGTCGGTCCGCTGCCCCCACTGCGGATCGACCGACACCGAGCTGCTCAGCCGGTTCTCCTCCACCGCCTGCAAGGCGCTGCGCCGCTGCGTCGCCTGCCGCGAACCGTTCGACCACTTCAAGGAGCTGTAG